The following proteins are co-located in the Nitrospirota bacterium genome:
- the guaB gene encoding IMP dehydrogenase, with protein MLDKDVRIGLTYDDVVLVPGKSEVLPTEVNTQTRVSRRITINIPIVSAAMDTVTEARLAIALAQEGGIGVLHRVLPPADQAAEVDKVKKSESGMIIDPITIAPDQTIRDAHQIMAKYRISGIPVTKQGKLVGILTNRDLRFESRMDLKVSQVMTKDKLVTAPEGTSLEKAREILHEYRIEKLPVVNKRGELKGLITIKDIEKRIKYPHACKDEHGRLRVAAAVGVGADAEQRVPVLIKAGVDMVVVDTAHGHAQSVLDTVKAVKRKYPSLEVAAGNIATAAAAKDLVKAGADAVKVGVGPGSICTTRMVSGAGMPQLTAVADCVAALAGTGVPVIADGGIKYSGDITKALAAGASAVMIGGILAGTEESPGETVLFQGRTYKVYRGMGSLGAMEKGGRDRYFQGDRPASKLVPEGIEGRVPYKGTLSGVVYQLVGGVKSGMGYCGCRTIPDLQRNATFIRQTLAGLREGHVHDVIITKEAPNYRTDWSES; from the coding sequence ATGTTGGATAAAGACGTCCGCATCGGCTTGACCTACGACGATGTCGTGCTGGTTCCCGGTAAGTCGGAAGTACTTCCCACCGAGGTGAACACCCAGACGCGCGTCTCCCGCCGCATCACGATCAACATTCCCATCGTCAGCGCCGCCATGGACACGGTGACCGAAGCGCGGCTGGCCATTGCGTTGGCCCAGGAAGGCGGCATCGGCGTTCTTCACCGCGTTCTCCCGCCGGCCGATCAGGCGGCCGAAGTGGACAAGGTCAAGAAGTCCGAAAGCGGGATGATCATCGACCCGATCACGATCGCGCCGGACCAGACCATCCGCGACGCGCATCAGATCATGGCGAAGTACCGGATCTCCGGCATTCCGGTGACCAAGCAGGGCAAGCTGGTCGGCATTCTGACGAACCGGGACTTGCGGTTCGAGAGCCGGATGGATCTGAAGGTGTCGCAGGTGATGACGAAGGACAAGCTGGTCACGGCTCCCGAGGGGACCAGCTTGGAGAAGGCGCGGGAAATTCTTCACGAATACCGGATCGAGAAGCTCCCCGTGGTCAACAAGCGCGGCGAGCTCAAGGGCCTGATCACGATCAAGGACATCGAAAAGCGCATCAAGTATCCCCATGCCTGCAAGGACGAGCACGGACGGCTGCGGGTGGCGGCGGCCGTCGGCGTCGGGGCCGATGCGGAACAGCGCGTGCCGGTTTTGATCAAGGCCGGGGTGGACATGGTGGTCGTGGATACGGCCCATGGCCATGCGCAGAGCGTATTGGACACGGTCAAAGCCGTGAAGCGCAAGTATCCCTCGTTGGAGGTGGCGGCGGGCAACATCGCGACGGCGGCGGCAGCCAAGGACCTGGTGAAAGCCGGGGCCGATGCGGTCAAGGTCGGAGTCGGGCCCGGGTCCATCTGCACGACCCGGATGGTGTCCGGCGCCGGGATGCCCCAACTCACGGCGGTGGCGGATTGCGTGGCGGCGTTGGCCGGGACGGGCGTGCCGGTGATCGCCGACGGCGGCATCAAGTACTCGGGCGATATCACCAAAGCGCTGGCCGCCGGGGCTTCGGCGGTCATGATCGGCGGCATCCTGGCCGGCACCGAAGAGTCCCCGGGCGAAACCGTCCTGTTCCAGGGGCGGACGTACAAGGTCTACCGCGGCATGGGGTCGCTCGGCGCCATGGAGAAGGGTGGGCGAGACCGCTATTTCCAGGGCGATCGTCCGGCTTCCAAGCTGGTGCCGGAGGGGATCGAAGGCCGAGTTCCGTACAAAGGCACTCTGTCGGGCGTCGTCTATCAGCTGGTCGGCGGAGTCAAGTCCGGCATGGGCTATTGCGGCTGCCGGACCATCCCGGACCTGCAGCGGAACGCCACCTTTATCCGGCAAACCCTGGCCGGCCTCCGGGAGGGTCACGTCCACGACGTGATCATCACCAAGGAAGCACCCAACTACCGGACCGATTGGAGTGAGTCTTAA